The Deinococcus multiflagellatus genome includes the window CGGTCACTGGTCAGCAGCAGGTCCGTCACGATCTCAATATCCAGGCTGGCGCGGCGCGACACCTCGCCGCTTTCATCCGTCATTTCGCGCAGGGGGCGGGTGCGCACGGTGTAGCCCATGTAGGTCAGGGCGTCGGTGAAGCGCTTTTGCTTGTCGTCCATGGGCACCGGCACGGCGGTGTAATAAAAGGCGTTGTGCAGCGTGCCCTGGGCGGCAAAGTAATCCAGAATCTTGCGGTGGTCGAAGTTCCAGCCCAGGCGTTTGGCGGCGGCGTACACGTTGGCGCCATCAATAAAAAGTGCAATACGTTCCATTTGTTTCATTCTCCTGTGCAGCCGGGGCGCGGCTTTCCGGGCCCTCTGCAGCGAAGCCTGAGGCTCGCGGGCCCCAGGATACTTGATCGCCCCCTATAGGCTGGACCTCGCCCGTGAGCGGTGGGGCTGGAAACAGGTCAACCCGGGTCAGCCTGCCCAGGTTGAGGGTGGAAGGCCGGGCGCAGCGTGGGGTCGTGCAGCGCGGCCCACACCTCGGTTCGCAGCCGCTGCAGGTCCACCCCGGCGTAAGCGGCAGGCAGGGTGTC containing:
- a CDS encoding LabA-like NYN domain-containing protein produces the protein MERIALFIDGANVYAAAKRLGWNFDHRKILDYFAAQGTLHNAFYYTAVPVPMDDKQKRFTDALTYMGYTVRTRPLREMTDESGEVSRRASLDIEIVTDLLLTSDRYDTAVLLTGDGDFERPVEALRARGKRVVVACIAEMTSYELRNAADQYVDFKDIREQVERPGYRLPSTQRGEPRPFYASAALSDPDDR